In one Chitinispirillales bacterium ANBcel5 genomic region, the following are encoded:
- the pstA gene encoding phosphate ABC transporter permease PstA: MISLQRRYMYDKLMKLFFAVNTVLVLIPLVIIISYVVVQGIGAINLDFFTQELGSPSRAMRGQPTGLVHTIIGTFVIDFMALIIAMPFGLGAGIMLSEYPDHKINPLLRIMTDTLNGMPAVLKGLLAWALVVKPMGGFSGFAGGVALAFVMLPILARSTESALMNIPWSLREAGLAVGLPRWRVVMSVIVPASKTGLVTGLLIAFARAVGEAAPLLFTSFGNNYMPNRWTGWIFGPVDSLPQRLYSLAISPYRQWHELGWAAGIVLLSLVILSFIVARLATMEKKYR; the protein is encoded by the coding sequence ATGATTTCATTACAAAGACGGTATATGTATGATAAACTCATGAAACTCTTTTTTGCTGTAAATACAGTACTGGTCCTTATTCCTTTAGTTATTATTATATCGTATGTTGTTGTGCAGGGAATAGGAGCCATAAACCTTGACTTCTTTACTCAGGAGCTTGGATCGCCTTCAAGAGCCATGAGAGGCCAACCAACCGGTTTGGTGCATACCATAATCGGCACATTTGTAATAGATTTTATGGCACTCATTATTGCCATGCCTTTTGGTCTTGGTGCCGGTATCATGTTATCAGAATATCCCGACCATAAGATTAACCCCCTGCTTAGAATTATGACTGACACACTTAACGGTATGCCCGCGGTATTAAAAGGACTTTTAGCATGGGCACTGGTTGTTAAACCCATGGGAGGATTTTCCGGGTTTGCGGGAGGTGTGGCACTTGCATTCGTTATGCTTCCCATTCTTGCAAGATCTACCGAAAGTGCCTTGATGAATATCCCCTGGTCCCTTCGGGAAGCAGGTCTTGCAGTCGGTCTACCCCGGTGGCGGGTTGTAATGTCGGTCATTGTTCCCGCATCAAAAACAGGACTGGTTACAGGACTACTCATTGCTTTTGCACGGGCGGTGGGTGAAGCTGCACCGTTGCTTTTTACCTCTTTTGGAAATAACTATATGCCTAACCGATGGACCGGATGGATATTTGGACCGGTCGATTCTCTTCCGCAAAGATTGTATAGTCTTGCGATAAGTCCTTACAGACAGTGGCATGAGCTTGGATGGGCTGCTGGGATTGTATTGCTTAGTCTGGTAATTCTATCCTTTATAGTTGCCCGGCTGGCTACCATGGAAAAAAAATACAGATAA
- the pstB gene encoding phosphate ABC transporter ATP-binding protein PstB yields the protein MEDKVTVEEKLPVSGTEEKDFQSPSETPDSDDTDIRLNTINLSVSYGKSPGVKDVTLPIRNKRVTALIGPSGCGKTTFLRALNRMHDLTPNTVITGKALLDGQDIYSPGVDPVIIRRKIGMVFQKPTPFPSMSIYDNVIAGLKLVGIKKKSILDEVVERSLKHAALWDEVKDRLRMPGAGLSGGQQQRLSIARALAVEPEVLLMDEPTSSLDPKSTTRIEDLISTLKEHVTIVIVTHNMQQASRVSDQTAFFYLGELIEVNDTNILFTNPEKIQTEEYITGRFG from the coding sequence ATGGAAGATAAGGTAACTGTTGAAGAAAAACTGCCGGTGTCAGGCACTGAAGAAAAAGATTTTCAATCACCATCAGAAACTCCTGACAGCGACGATACTGATATCCGTTTAAACACGATTAATCTTTCTGTCTCGTATGGAAAATCTCCAGGGGTTAAGGATGTGACCCTGCCTATACGTAATAAACGGGTAACAGCCCTGATCGGCCCTTCGGGTTGTGGTAAAACCACATTTCTCAGAGCCCTTAACCGGATGCACGATCTCACACCCAACACAGTAATTACCGGAAAGGCTCTTCTGGATGGACAGGATATCTATTCACCTGGAGTTGATCCGGTCATTATCCGCAGGAAAATTGGAATGGTGTTCCAGAAACCAACTCCGTTCCCTTCCATGTCTATTTATGATAATGTAATCGCTGGTTTAAAACTGGTCGGAATAAAGAAAAAATCGATTCTTGATGAAGTCGTAGAAAGATCTCTTAAGCATGCTGCATTGTGGGATGAGGTGAAGGATCGTTTACGTATGCCCGGAGCAGGTCTTTCCGGAGGACAACAGCAGCGCCTTTCAATAGCCCGGGCTCTTGCCGTAGAACCGGAAGTCCTACTTATGGACGAACCCACAAGCTCACTCGATCCCAAATCTACAACCCGTATTGAAGACCTTATCTCAACTCTTAAGGAACATGTTACAATCGTTATCGTAACACACAATATGCAACAGGCCTCCCGTGTATCCGATCAAACAGCGTTCTTTTATCTCGGTGAACTAATAGAGGTTAATGACACCAATATTCTTTTTACCAATCCAGAAAAAATCCAAACTGAAGAGTATATAACCGGACGTTTCGGGTAA
- the phoU gene encoding phosphate signaling complex protein PhoU, whose protein sequence is MSNHFYIETEKLKQRIMGLCTLVEESVRYSVKSALNLDHSLAHKVIGSDEEIDMEEVEIEEDCLKILALYQPVARDLRFVIAVLKINNDLERIADLAVNIAERTIALTAQPPENLRNVCTAMSEKAVIMLKKSIDSLINWDGFLAVDVCESDNEVDTLYKDSFELVKNCILEDPARLDSLYLYSSIFRHLERIADQTTNIAEDVIYMTQGGIVRHTNEQEKKATVATSHKA, encoded by the coding sequence ATGTCTAATCATTTTTACATCGAAACTGAAAAATTAAAGCAACGTATAATGGGCTTATGCACGCTCGTTGAAGAAAGTGTACGATACTCAGTTAAGTCAGCTCTTAATCTCGACCATTCGCTTGCACATAAAGTTATAGGTTCCGATGAAGAGATCGATATGGAGGAAGTTGAAATTGAGGAAGATTGCCTGAAAATACTGGCTCTTTACCAACCAGTTGCACGTGATTTGCGTTTCGTTATTGCGGTGTTAAAGATTAATAATGATCTGGAACGAATTGCCGATCTGGCAGTTAATATCGCAGAGCGAACCATTGCACTTACTGCACAACCCCCGGAAAACCTTAGAAATGTATGCACTGCTATGAGTGAAAAAGCGGTAATAATGTTAAAGAAAAGTATCGATTCCCTTATTAACTGGGATGGCTTTTTAGCGGTTGATGTTTGTGAATCTGATAATGAGGTTGATACTCTTTACAAGGATTCTTTTGAACTGGTTAAAAATTGTATTCTTGAAGATCCGGCCCGTTTAGATTCACTTTACCTTTACTCCTCTATTTTCAGACACCTTGAAAGAATCGCTGACCAAACAACAAATATCGCAGAAGACGTGATCTACATGACCCAGGGTGGGATAGTAAGGCATACAAACGAACAAGAGAAAAAAGCAACCGTAGCAACGAGTCACAAAGCATAG
- a CDS encoding UPF0182 family protein, which produces MGGLQLFCLGGIVVVTTLSAVLSSQPKNSFLNTKAKGINAHYLILTALLCAVFAWFFYLRVFYLLYSNVTAVVGIGYTDANVTVYGYYAIVFIFLVSSVLLFISAFSPHLRKRILFLSPYGLTAKSLIAPGVIAVLMAVLLWIVPFFVQNFIVSPNEITLERPYLENNIAMTRAGFSIDTTRIEIDQYSVGSEISDEMVDKNRATIDNVRLWDPEALLENLRQQQEIRLYYSFNDVDIDRYNIDGDYTQVMISVRELDKDNLDPRSRNWVSMRLKYTHGFGAVLVPVNEVLSQGRPNLLIKDIPPQTELQTVQINQPRIYYGELKNDHVYVNTTEPEFSYPVGDQMTTYFYDGEGGVSIGSFFRKLLYALRFDDYRLLISGYFTEDSRVMFRRNIRERAQALMPFLMLDRDPYPVITEDGRIVWIIDSYTTSSMFPYSQEYYGNLRHFHGNNYIRNSAKIVVDAFNGTVKPYIVDTSDVIMATYQRVFPELFRDFTQMLEDLQRHIRYPVDFFTVQSEMYTAYHMTDPETFYQREDMWEFATERYREGFQQVKPYYVMMEFPDSDSAEFALIMPFTPRGRNVMNAWMAGRSDIPNYGKLNVFTFPRGQQVFGPRQIEARIDQNSEMSQAITLWSQRGSDVIRGNLLVIPLFNEDSLHVMYVEPLFVQAQGTEIPEVRRVIVADQVNVVWAEMFDEAIDLLTERIEALPEFPVLPEEEEVDIQRARELLDQLKRFSAEGNFGAAGERLEELIRMFEPPAQ; this is translated from the coding sequence TTGGGTGGTTTACAGTTATTTTGCTTGGGGGGGATTGTTGTAGTCACAACCTTAAGTGCCGTACTGTCTTCTCAACCAAAAAATTCCTTTCTGAATACAAAAGCTAAAGGCATCAATGCTCATTATCTCATTTTAACCGCACTGTTATGTGCTGTTTTTGCCTGGTTTTTCTACCTGAGAGTCTTTTACCTGCTCTATTCCAATGTAACCGCGGTAGTGGGAATAGGCTATACAGATGCCAATGTTACTGTCTATGGATATTACGCGATAGTTTTTATATTTCTCGTCTCTTCTGTACTTCTGTTTATTTCCGCGTTTAGTCCTCATCTCAGAAAACGGATACTATTTCTTTCACCCTACGGGCTAACCGCCAAGAGCCTTATAGCGCCGGGAGTCATAGCAGTACTGATGGCTGTTTTACTGTGGATAGTTCCCTTTTTCGTTCAGAACTTCATTGTGAGCCCCAACGAGATTACCCTTGAGCGACCGTATCTTGAAAATAATATCGCAATGACACGAGCGGGTTTTAGTATTGATACCACCCGTATTGAGATAGATCAGTATTCTGTTGGAAGCGAAATTAGCGATGAGATGGTGGATAAAAACCGCGCCACTATCGATAATGTTCGTCTCTGGGATCCGGAAGCCTTATTGGAAAATCTCCGGCAGCAGCAGGAAATACGGTTGTACTATAGTTTCAATGATGTGGATATTGACCGCTATAATATTGACGGGGATTATACTCAGGTGATGATTTCTGTCAGGGAGCTTGATAAAGATAACCTCGATCCCAGATCAAGAAACTGGGTGAGCATGCGACTGAAATACACTCATGGTTTTGGCGCTGTGCTTGTTCCGGTTAATGAGGTCCTGTCTCAGGGCAGGCCTAATTTGCTGATAAAAGATATTCCTCCACAGACAGAATTACAAACAGTGCAAATAAATCAGCCAAGAATATATTACGGTGAGTTAAAAAACGATCACGTCTATGTAAACACAACAGAACCGGAATTCAGTTATCCGGTTGGTGATCAGATGACAACCTATTTTTATGATGGAGAGGGAGGTGTTTCCATTGGCTCCTTTTTCAGAAAGTTACTGTATGCATTGCGGTTTGATGATTACCGTTTGCTCATTTCAGGTTATTTTACCGAAGATTCCAGAGTGATGTTCAGGCGTAATATCCGTGAGCGCGCACAGGCACTCATGCCGTTTCTGATGCTTGACCGGGATCCTTATCCTGTCATCACCGAGGATGGGAGAATTGTGTGGATAATTGACTCCTATACTACTTCAAGTATGTTCCCCTATTCACAGGAGTATTACGGAAATCTTCGGCACTTTCATGGTAATAATTACATCAGAAACTCAGCAAAAATCGTTGTTGACGCGTTCAATGGAACTGTCAAACCCTATATAGTTGATACTTCTGATGTGATTATGGCTACCTACCAACGTGTTTTTCCTGAGCTCTTTCGCGATTTTACCCAAATGCTGGAAGATCTCCAACGACACATTCGCTATCCGGTGGATTTTTTCACGGTTCAAAGTGAAATGTACACCGCATACCATATGACTGATCCCGAGACCTTTTATCAGAGGGAAGATATGTGGGAGTTTGCTACTGAGCGGTATCGGGAAGGCTTTCAGCAGGTGAAGCCCTATTATGTAATGATGGAATTCCCCGACAGTGATTCCGCGGAATTTGCTTTGATTATGCCGTTTACACCGAGGGGCAGAAATGTTATGAATGCCTGGATGGCCGGGCGTTCCGACATCCCAAATTATGGAAAACTAAACGTTTTTACATTCCCCAGAGGGCAGCAGGTCTTTGGCCCACGACAGATTGAAGCACGAATTGATCAGAACAGTGAAATGTCGCAGGCTATTACGTTATGGAGTCAGCGGGGCTCTGATGTAATAAGGGGTAATCTGCTGGTTATTCCGCTTTTTAATGAAGATTCCCTTCATGTGATGTATGTAGAGCCGCTTTTTGTTCAGGCACAGGGAACGGAGATCCCTGAAGTACGACGAGTAATTGTGGCCGATCAGGTTAATGTAGTATGGGCAGAGATGTTTGATGAGGCTATCGATCTTCTGACCGAGAGAATAGAAGCGCTCCCGGAGTTTCCTGTGTTACCGGAGGAGGAGGAGGTTGATATACAACGGGCAAGAGAGCTGCTGGATCAGTTAAAACGATTCTCAGCTGAGGGCAATTTTGGCGCAGCAGGAGAAAGGCTTGAAGAGCTGATACGAATGTTTGAGCCTCCTGCGCAGTAG
- a CDS encoding UPF0182 family protein encodes MLFNVLSVLLLVIASIPLIKASLKKNISTDEQKMLLQRGSLYLLAGIVVVASLYFLLDFVTEYFWFSQLGYSERFLTVIWTRLLLYFAGALFAGAFLYSNYAIVCSRFGLRRFGYGFYIIGFVALLLGFWPASLWNEFLLFINQVTSPVEDPIFGRSVSFYIFSLPIYSFLVGWFTVILLGGDCCSHNLKCRTVFSTKKFLSEYKS; translated from the coding sequence ATGTTGTTTAATGTGTTAAGCGTGTTGCTACTGGTAATCGCTTCAATACCACTGATAAAAGCTTCGCTCAAAAAGAATATCTCAACCGATGAGCAGAAGATGCTACTTCAAAGAGGGAGCCTGTATCTGCTGGCCGGGATTGTTGTGGTGGCTTCACTCTATTTTCTTCTCGATTTTGTAACCGAATATTTCTGGTTTTCACAGCTCGGTTATTCTGAGCGATTTCTTACTGTGATTTGGACCAGGCTTTTACTCTACTTTGCCGGTGCACTTTTTGCCGGTGCGTTCTTGTATTCTAACTATGCCATCGTTTGCTCCAGATTCGGTTTAAGAAGGTTTGGTTACGGGTTCTATATAATTGGATTTGTGGCACTTTTGCTGGGGTTTTGGCCCGCAAGCTTGTGGAATGAGTTTCTTCTGTTTATAAATCAGGTAACTTCCCCGGTTGAAGATCCCATATTTGGCCGTTCAGTTTCTTTTTACATTTTTTCTCTTCCTATCTATTCGTTTCTCGTTGGGTGGTTTACAGTTATTTTGCTTGGGGGGGATTGTTGTAGTCACAACCTTAAGTGCCGTACTGTCTTCTCAACCAAAAAATTCCTTTCTGAATACAAAAGCTAA
- a CDS encoding ABC transporter ATP-binding protein, translated as MNILKTENLARGFAQKRVISDVTLELQSGTVYGLVGLNGAGKTTFIRLLLGLLQKDGGELDVLGFDPWKHSPHFYSKLGVVLENDGFFGNMSVRDNLRIFASARGVSWADAQHYFERFWGDTEIFKTQKKVKFLSRGQKVQCGLCRAFMGWPELCIFDEPAVSLDISAYEHLKSMVREARQRGAAVIISSHQLETIDDLCDRVGLLREGRIEELQDDTNGLQRWVIDAQGSDHIGSIIEKYGAREVQFSDGYWKFLPQKDSQTVPQIIKALVDEGCAVKEVRPEKNDFSDSIRTIFGSSQQGQKA; from the coding sequence ATGAATATACTAAAAACAGAAAATCTGGCACGGGGATTTGCCCAAAAACGGGTGATTAGTGATGTCACGCTGGAGCTTCAAAGCGGGACGGTGTATGGGCTTGTGGGCCTTAACGGGGCTGGTAAAACCACCTTTATCCGACTTTTACTGGGGTTACTGCAAAAGGATGGGGGGGAGCTTGATGTACTTGGTTTTGATCCCTGGAAACACAGCCCCCACTTTTACTCCAAGTTGGGGGTAGTGCTTGAAAATGATGGTTTTTTCGGCAATATGAGTGTCAGAGACAATCTGCGTATTTTTGCTTCTGCCCGGGGGGTGAGCTGGGCTGATGCGCAGCACTATTTCGAGCGATTCTGGGGTGATACCGAAATATTTAAGACCCAAAAGAAGGTTAAATTCCTCTCCAGAGGGCAAAAAGTGCAGTGTGGACTGTGCAGGGCTTTTATGGGATGGCCTGAGCTGTGTATATTTGACGAGCCTGCGGTAAGTCTTGATATCAGCGCCTACGAACATCTAAAATCAATGGTGCGTGAAGCCAGGCAGAGGGGGGCTGCAGTGATAATTAGCTCCCATCAGCTGGAAACCATTGATGATCTCTGTGACAGGGTTGGTTTACTCAGAGAGGGCAGAATTGAAGAGCTGCAGGATGATACCAACGGGCTCCAGCGATGGGTCATTGATGCACAGGGGAGTGATCATATCGGTAGTATCATCGAAAAATACGGCGCCAGGGAGGTTCAGTTCAGCGATGGTTACTGGAAGTTTTTGCCGCAAAAAGATTCCCAGACTGTACCACAGATTATTAAAGCTCTGGTGGATGAGGGGTGTGCGGTAAAAGAGGTGCGGCCAGAGAAAAACGACTTCAGTGATTCAATCAGAACCATTTTTGGCTCCTCTCAACAAGGACAGAAGGCATGA
- the ispH gene encoding 4-hydroxy-3-methylbut-2-enyl diphosphate reductase: MRDYCLRWGEMYYFLSVLITIDPDAFLVRESLKMKIIIAKTAGFCMGVKRAVDLAIEYSGQKSSDIYSHGPLIHNKQTIDMLRQRGVETIDESTIPSSPSTVIIRAHGVPPSVAATYGQKGHQIVDGTCPKVRTVHKVIERHRKQGYSIVITGDKGHAEVIGLLGYAGEAGYLIGSIEEVDSLPPLEKVCVVSQTTFDRELFDTIAEKIQQKYKNGQVIVKKTICSATDQRQAETQKLAREVDALIVVGGKNSANTQRLAKISRDCGTPTQAIETEEELDWDALSQCNTIGVTAGASTPNWMITRVRDYLQFMDQTKKKSISNVSLHLFDIFANLNIFASIGAAVVYYVSCTLQGYPFTFKGAALSFLYFLSMYLWNSLASIESTQHHGISRYNFYSAHNKLVFGISAASIVAVLFLSASISTMVFYLMLFATVLGLAYHLTIVPRQLRYFLRYKKLKDIPTSRDLFVALAWATVLTFLPHVINGEIQLRATSVGSFVWIFILGFLRALIFDLRDIEGDRIMGRETLITIVGEKRARKAINLIIWACMALLLISPATISLEAYRHLGTVRFLFQVPVLFYIAAFLRWNPRIRSNRSALFSFLADGLFFLAGAGAVIATLLV; this comes from the coding sequence ATGCGTGACTATTGTTTGCGCTGGGGTGAAATGTATTATTTTCTCAGCGTACTAATTACTATCGATCCAGACGCATTTTTAGTCAGAGAATCCTTAAAGATGAAAATTATAATCGCCAAAACAGCCGGTTTCTGCATGGGAGTTAAACGAGCAGTAGACCTGGCTATAGAGTATTCGGGCCAAAAAAGCAGTGACATCTACTCCCATGGCCCCCTTATCCATAATAAGCAGACCATTGATATGCTGCGCCAGCGTGGTGTAGAGACGATAGATGAATCCACCATCCCTTCGTCTCCCTCCACCGTGATCATCAGAGCACATGGTGTGCCACCCAGTGTAGCAGCAACCTATGGCCAAAAAGGACATCAAATCGTTGATGGTACCTGCCCCAAGGTACGAACTGTGCACAAAGTCATAGAGCGTCACAGAAAACAGGGCTACTCAATTGTGATCACCGGGGATAAGGGGCATGCAGAGGTGATCGGGTTACTTGGTTACGCGGGAGAGGCGGGGTATCTTATAGGAAGTATTGAAGAGGTGGATTCTTTGCCGCCGCTTGAGAAAGTGTGTGTTGTTTCACAAACCACCTTTGATCGTGAGTTGTTTGATACTATAGCCGAAAAGATCCAACAGAAGTATAAAAACGGCCAGGTGATAGTAAAAAAGACGATCTGCTCGGCCACCGATCAGCGCCAGGCAGAAACCCAAAAGCTTGCCCGTGAAGTCGACGCGCTCATTGTCGTTGGTGGTAAAAACAGTGCCAACACCCAGCGTCTGGCGAAAATATCCCGTGACTGCGGCACTCCCACTCAGGCGATCGAAACCGAAGAGGAGCTTGACTGGGACGCACTTTCTCAGTGTAACACCATAGGTGTTACCGCCGGTGCGTCCACGCCCAACTGGATGATTACACGAGTAAGAGATTACCTTCAATTCATGGACCAGACTAAAAAAAAAAGCATCTCTAATGTAAGTCTTCATCTTTTCGATATATTCGCGAATCTAAATATATTTGCTTCAATCGGTGCTGCGGTGGTTTACTACGTATCCTGTACGCTTCAGGGCTACCCTTTTACCTTTAAAGGGGCGGCATTATCTTTTCTCTATTTTCTGTCCATGTATCTGTGGAACAGCCTTGCATCAATTGAATCAACCCAGCATCACGGAATCTCCCGATACAATTTCTACAGTGCCCACAATAAGCTGGTATTTGGCATATCGGCAGCCAGTATCGTAGCGGTACTGTTTTTAAGCGCATCCATAAGTACAATGGTTTTCTATCTGATGTTGTTCGCCACTGTTTTAGGCTTAGCGTATCACCTTACCATTGTCCCCCGTCAGTTACGTTACTTTTTGCGGTACAAAAAGCTAAAAGATATCCCTACATCAAGGGATCTCTTTGTAGCCCTTGCCTGGGCAACGGTTCTTACCTTTTTGCCTCATGTTATCAATGGTGAAATTCAGCTGAGAGCTACTTCTGTGGGTTCCTTTGTATGGATCTTTATACTGGGTTTTTTAAGGGCGCTGATATTTGACCTCAGGGATATTGAAGGTGACAGGATTATGGGACGGGAGACATTGATCACGATCGTAGGTGAAAAACGCGCCCGTAAAGCCATAAACCTTATAATTTGGGCATGTATGGCTCTTCTTCTCATTTCACCCGCGACAATAAGCCTGGAAGCATACAGGCACCTGGGGACCGTGCGGTTTCTGTTTCAGGTACCGGTGCTTTTTTATATCGCGGCATTTTTAAGGTGGAATCCACGCATACGATCAAACCGCTCCGCGCTGTTTAGCTTTCTTGCTGACGGACTTTTCTTTCTGGCTGGAGCGGGAGCGGTAATTGCAACCCTGCTGGTGTAA
- a CDS encoding serine hydrolase has product MSQQTINSITTNFKNLVTNDKKLKNAYLLVHSDKYNIHLNVAEGKTGSVDATPGQPNYLASVGKLFTSTVISVLYEKGKLDFEDTINNYLDSSIMDGLHVYKGKDYSNEITIKHLLKQTSGLYDCFYYMLRKISSNQEMKVTTRDALEWGKKNLKPKGKPGQKHFYSDTNYYLLGLIAETVQGEPFYKIVHRLLFDPLKMKHASMLGFSKPKTAPKDPIADFYIGNTNFKEVESYGQIDYAGGSVTAPLEEHLLFFKALVNHEIIKEETLNRMLNDDVPMGFPFVGINYGYGTWKFKTVPLLLSSKYNCWGCAGITGAFMFYHHRTDSYIIGTFNDSSYQRKAMSFMIYDVIKQLLKCE; this is encoded by the coding sequence ATGTCACAACAGACAATAAATTCGATAACGACCAATTTTAAGAACCTGGTTACCAATGATAAAAAGCTCAAAAACGCCTACCTGCTTGTGCATTCTGACAAATACAATATTCACCTCAATGTCGCAGAAGGAAAAACCGGATCTGTTGACGCGACCCCCGGGCAACCAAACTATTTAGCAAGCGTTGGCAAACTGTTCACATCAACAGTGATAAGCGTTCTCTATGAAAAAGGCAAATTAGATTTTGAAGATACTATCAACAATTACCTTGATAGTAGCATCATGGACGGGCTTCATGTATATAAAGGAAAAGACTATTCTAACGAGATCACAATTAAGCACCTGTTGAAGCAGACATCGGGGTTATATGATTGTTTCTATTATATGCTGCGAAAAATCTCAAGTAATCAGGAGATGAAGGTAACTACAAGGGATGCTCTTGAGTGGGGAAAAAAGAATCTCAAACCCAAAGGTAAACCAGGACAAAAACACTTCTATTCCGACACTAACTATTATCTCTTAGGGTTAATCGCGGAAACAGTGCAGGGAGAACCCTTTTATAAGATAGTGCACCGGTTACTGTTCGATCCTTTAAAGATGAAGCATGCCAGCATGCTTGGTTTTTCCAAACCCAAAACCGCCCCCAAAGATCCGATAGCAGATTTTTATATCGGAAACACTAACTTTAAAGAGGTTGAATCCTACGGCCAGATCGATTATGCCGGAGGAAGTGTAACAGCACCTCTTGAAGAGCACCTTTTGTTTTTCAAAGCATTGGTCAATCATGAAATAATCAAAGAAGAAACTCTTAACAGGATGCTAAATGATGACGTCCCTATGGGGTTTCCGTTTGTGGGAATAAACTATGGATACGGCACCTGGAAATTCAAAACCGTTCCTTTATTGCTTTCTTCAAAATATAACTGCTGGGGCTGCGCTGGTATAACCGGCGCGTTTATGTTCTATCATCACAGAACAGATTCTTATATCATCGGTACATTCAATGATTCATCGTACCAGAGAAAAGCTATGAGTTTTATGATTTATGATGTGATAAAGCAATTACTGAAATGTGAATAG
- a CDS encoding AEC family transporter, with protein MSQEVFIVLETIVMLFLVILSGLFLRKGKVLDKNSTTRLSKFVVDVAFPALVFTSMLESIDPQILAQSWYFPLAGIAILILSMIVAYILTPLFKIDTYPQRGSAAFSMGTPNWLFIPLPVAAALYGARGETIVLLVNAGALVAFWSVGVWMVRGYKPDLAMLRSIVLNPGLAATVLGIVVALVFPGAEVLLDPDVTDLTVFTGILSVVVQAIEFLGDVTVPLSMVVTGALLGGAGTKNLFGRGIIVISIFRLLLFPAVLIGLFYGASVFGLHFDRAVSMTLIIISAMPIAVTCSVVAEKYEGDEALVSKGIFITTLMSVLTVPLVVLLVQFLGL; from the coding sequence ATGTCCCAAGAAGTCTTTATTGTCCTCGAAACCATTGTGATGCTTTTTCTTGTAATTCTTTCGGGGCTCTTCCTTCGCAAAGGTAAAGTACTCGATAAAAACTCCACTACCCGGCTTAGTAAGTTTGTGGTGGATGTGGCGTTTCCGGCACTGGTGTTCACCTCCATGCTTGAGAGTATAGATCCTCAAATTTTGGCTCAAAGCTGGTATTTTCCCCTGGCGGGGATTGCCATACTCATCCTGAGTATGATAGTTGCCTACATTTTAACCCCCCTTTTTAAAATCGATACTTACCCCCAGCGCGGTTCAGCCGCTTTTTCCATGGGAACACCCAACTGGCTTTTTATTCCGCTTCCTGTAGCGGCAGCGCTCTACGGAGCACGGGGAGAAACAATCGTGCTTCTGGTCAATGCAGGTGCACTGGTTGCGTTTTGGAGCGTTGGAGTATGGATGGTACGTGGGTACAAGCCCGATTTAGCCATGCTTCGCTCAATAGTGCTCAACCCCGGGTTAGCGGCCACTGTTTTGGGGATCGTAGTGGCTCTTGTGTTTCCCGGAGCAGAGGTACTTCTTGATCCAGATGTCACAGACCTCACCGTTTTCACCGGTATTTTGAGTGTAGTTGTCCAGGCTATAGAGTTTTTAGGGGATGTTACAGTCCCTCTTTCCATGGTGGTAACCGGAGCGCTTCTTGGAGGTGCAGGCACAAAAAATCTTTTTGGCCGCGGGATCATAGTCATTTCAATTTTTAGACTATTACTTTTTCCGGCAGTCCTGATCGGGCTTTTCTATGGAGCCTCTGTGTTTGGCTTGCATTTTGACAGGGCAGTAAGTATGACTTTGATTATAATTTCAGCGATGCCGATTGCCGTAACCTGCTCTGTTGTAGCAGAAAAGTATGAAGGGGATGAAGCTCTGGTGTCCAAAGGGATATTTATCACTACCCTCATGAGTGTTCTCACCGTTCCGCTTGTAGTGTTACTGGTGCAGTTTCTTGGGCTTTAA